Proteins from a genomic interval of Archangium lipolyticum:
- a CDS encoding proline--tRNA ligase, which produces MRVARTSQLFIPTLKEAPTDAQVASHKLLVRAGFIRQLGAGIYSYLPLAKRTIAKVEQIIREEMEAIGAQEFFLPALHPAEVWKESGRWDVMGDNMFRLKDRKGGDYCLGMTHEEIFTTIARAELRSYRQLPQVWYQIQTKFRDEPRPKSGLLRVRQFTMKDAYSFDVDVAGLDKSYEDQRRAYERIFTRCGLDFVAVQAHSGSMGGRESSEFMVRTEAGEDLVAACPKCRYAANTETATSRLPQEADAPSPAKYEKFATPGVVTIQALEKPPYGVAAKKQLKSLVYMADDKPVVAVVRGDQELNEAKLQTATGAQFVRPAHPEEIVPLMGARPGSLGAVGFTKAPVFVDPSLETRTDMVTGANEDGFHLRGVDVKRDILSHGRLADLRTVTAGEGCPRCDGTLDVFKALEVGHIFKLGTKYSESMKSSVLTPEGKETPIVMGSYGIGVDRIMAASIELHHDENGIIWPLSIAPFHATVLTLGSEPELVQAAEGVVKSLEAAGLEVLYDDRDERAGVKFKDADLLGIPIRIAVGKKGLAEGKVEWKLRTSKAVELVPVADVGARGAAILSELKRS; this is translated from the coding sequence ATGCGAGTCGCACGTACCAGCCAGCTCTTCATCCCCACCCTCAAGGAAGCTCCGACCGACGCTCAGGTCGCCTCCCACAAGCTCCTCGTTCGAGCTGGCTTCATCCGCCAACTCGGCGCCGGCATCTACAGCTACCTCCCGCTCGCCAAGCGCACCATCGCGAAGGTGGAGCAGATCATCCGCGAGGAGATGGAAGCCATCGGCGCCCAGGAGTTCTTCCTCCCCGCCCTGCATCCGGCGGAGGTGTGGAAGGAGAGCGGCCGCTGGGACGTGATGGGCGACAACATGTTCCGGCTGAAGGATCGCAAGGGTGGCGACTACTGCCTGGGCATGACGCACGAGGAGATCTTCACCACCATCGCGCGCGCCGAGCTGCGCAGCTATCGGCAGCTCCCTCAGGTCTGGTATCAAATCCAGACGAAGTTCCGCGATGAGCCGCGGCCCAAGTCGGGTCTGCTGCGCGTGCGGCAGTTCACGATGAAGGACGCCTATTCCTTCGACGTGGACGTGGCCGGGCTCGACAAGAGCTACGAGGATCAGCGGCGTGCGTACGAGCGCATCTTCACGCGCTGTGGCCTCGATTTCGTGGCGGTCCAGGCCCACTCGGGCTCCATGGGTGGGCGCGAGTCCTCCGAGTTCATGGTGCGCACGGAGGCGGGCGAGGATCTGGTCGCCGCCTGTCCGAAGTGCCGCTATGCCGCCAACACCGAGACCGCCACCTCCCGCCTGCCGCAGGAGGCGGACGCGCCTTCCCCGGCGAAGTACGAGAAGTTCGCGACCCCGGGTGTCGTGACCATCCAGGCGCTCGAGAAGCCGCCGTACGGGGTGGCCGCGAAGAAGCAACTCAAGTCGCTCGTCTACATGGCGGACGACAAGCCCGTGGTGGCCGTGGTGCGTGGCGACCAGGAGCTCAACGAGGCCAAGCTCCAGACGGCGACCGGTGCCCAGTTCGTCCGGCCGGCGCACCCGGAGGAGATCGTTCCCCTCATGGGCGCGAGGCCCGGGTCGCTCGGGGCCGTGGGGTTCACCAAGGCGCCCGTGTTCGTCGACCCCTCTCTCGAGACGCGCACCGACATGGTCACCGGTGCCAACGAGGACGGCTTCCACCTGCGCGGCGTGGACGTGAAGCGCGACATCCTGTCCCATGGACGCCTCGCCGACCTGCGCACGGTCACCGCCGGGGAGGGGTGCCCCCGGTGCGATGGGACGCTGGATGTCTTCAAGGCGCTCGAGGTGGGTCACATCTTCAAGCTGGGGACGAAGTACTCGGAGTCGATGAAGTCCTCCGTGCTCACCCCCGAGGGCAAGGAGACGCCCATCGTGATGGGCAGCTACGGCATCGGCGTCGACCGCATCATGGCGGCGTCCATCGAGCTGCACCATGACGAGAACGGCATCATCTGGCCGCTCTCCATCGCGCCGTTCCATGCCACCGTGCTCACGCTGGGTTCGGAGCCGGAGCTGGTCCAGGCGGCCGAGGGCGTCGTGAAGTCGCTCGAGGCGGCGGGGCTGGAGGTCCTCTACGATGATCGCGATGAGCGCGCGGGTGTGAAGTTCAAGGACGCCGACCTCCTGGGCATCCCCATCCGCATCGCCGTCGGCAAGAAGGGGCTCGCCGAGGGGAAGGTCGAATGGAAGCTTCGCACCTCGAAGGCCGTGGAGCTCGTCCCCGTCGCCGACGTGGGCGCCAGGGGCGCGGCGATCCTCTCCGAGCTGAAGCGGTCCTGA
- a CDS encoding S8 family serine peptidase: MKTRPTPRRLRGSSRLLSVLVLMAHSASAAPPEARRIPEPPAELKEQLSAFERGTSKPVSVIVKLASEPVAAHAAAYKNRGQAIAEGARRSQREKVRGERGRIISELARQGLKNGPRHVYEEALNGFALTVPADQLELIASLPGVVGIYPDAEVVRNQGLREDTDAPAPAPELTASVPAIGAPALWARGYRGEGMVVAILDDGVDYTHPDLGGCLGAGCKVQGGYDFVDLDADPQEGAGEYHGTHVAATAAGLKGVAPGAKLLAIRVLGTNTSGKPSNLSAVMAGLDYAVAQGADVANMSLGLGTTYAQANNLWGEMVSNAIRAGVVVTNSNGNNGPGTYTTGVYAATPDTIGVGNSDARATKYPRTTLAATGEALQGGAYGTPFPASLLGTHLQVVDVGYGNAPSDYAGKNVVGKLVIAQRGGTGDVSFVNKANQAAAAGAAGILLYNDAARAIDFTTAALGLPSITLSYANGRKVLANPLVVVSDFNPGPQMSTDSSRGPTPDLFIKPDVSAPGTAIVAAVPFSISATGYASLSGTSMAAPHAAGSAALLRQMHPEWTPLEVKTALMNTAGNLTTLTGDSYRTLEQGAGFMNLSRAMEPAVSIAPGSIRFGMLTPESGFTATHTLTVTPRTAGRGYQVKAELLKSWPGVTVAPSVTQVRPDGSAVEVGLTVSVDPAVAAAGEYEGYLRFIDTEEPGNSYRVPFFFVHQLPVSELQLANLFIGTQANGRESVDVSFKVGQPLADWYLGSMAGTRYTANQGPAQPGSRTYRWNGRTSAGQLLGEGNWNMGVWYRLPGATTFTFGTTYTRFFVDRTVPRLSIDAPAPGVVSNPRLTLAGAVADSGMNSWGDVGGRVDINGRPADLFLRVPALRFPDQNSELAFTHELTLREGMNTVTLYAEDRSGNRSEVTYTYELRLDTRGPVTVATASPAPNGFGWNNGSVTVGLAATDTDGSGVSGLEYGLAGAPLVSVAGASAEVRLESEGVHALEFRAVDQAGNAEPVKSLGVRIDRTAPSLGVSGEGSYTVEQTVVVRCTAADALSGLDLDPCGAPVVSEAAWNLPLGTSTFPLLASDRAGNVTSRQVSVTVRATFDSLRALTSRFLAGAAPGQANSLGAKLDAAKSASERGNTTAANHQLAAYRHQVEAQSGKALTAEQAATLSRLAGALTH, encoded by the coding sequence GTGAAGACCCGCCCTACCCCGAGGAGGCTCCGCGGGAGCTCCCGGCTGCTGTCCGTGCTCGTGCTCATGGCCCACTCCGCGTCGGCGGCGCCGCCCGAGGCGCGCCGGATTCCGGAGCCGCCGGCCGAGCTGAAGGAGCAGCTGTCGGCCTTCGAGCGCGGCACCAGCAAGCCGGTGTCCGTCATCGTGAAGCTGGCGTCGGAGCCGGTGGCCGCGCACGCAGCGGCCTACAAGAACCGGGGCCAGGCCATCGCGGAGGGGGCACGGCGCTCGCAGCGGGAGAAGGTCCGGGGCGAGCGCGGGCGCATCATCAGCGAGCTGGCGCGGCAGGGCCTGAAGAACGGTCCGCGCCACGTGTACGAGGAGGCGCTCAACGGCTTCGCCCTCACGGTGCCCGCGGACCAGCTGGAGCTGATCGCCTCGCTGCCCGGGGTGGTGGGCATCTATCCCGACGCGGAGGTGGTGAGGAACCAGGGGCTGCGGGAGGACACGGACGCGCCAGCGCCCGCGCCCGAGCTCACCGCGAGCGTGCCCGCCATCGGCGCACCGGCGCTCTGGGCGCGGGGCTACCGGGGCGAGGGCATGGTGGTGGCCATCCTGGATGACGGCGTGGACTACACCCATCCGGACCTGGGCGGATGCCTCGGCGCGGGGTGCAAGGTGCAGGGCGGCTATGACTTCGTGGACCTCGACGCGGATCCCCAGGAGGGCGCGGGGGAGTACCACGGCACCCACGTGGCGGCGACGGCGGCGGGCCTCAAGGGCGTGGCCCCCGGGGCGAAGCTGCTGGCCATCCGCGTGCTGGGCACGAACACCAGCGGGAAGCCGAGCAACCTGTCGGCGGTGATGGCGGGCCTGGACTACGCGGTGGCGCAGGGTGCGGACGTGGCCAACATGAGCCTCGGACTGGGCACCACCTATGCGCAGGCCAACAACCTCTGGGGAGAGATGGTGTCCAACGCCATCCGCGCCGGCGTCGTGGTCACCAACTCCAACGGCAACAACGGGCCGGGCACGTACACCACGGGCGTGTACGCGGCCACGCCGGACACCATCGGCGTGGGCAACTCGGACGCGCGCGCGACGAAGTACCCGCGCACGACCCTCGCCGCCACGGGAGAGGCGCTGCAGGGCGGCGCCTACGGCACGCCCTTCCCGGCATCGCTGCTCGGCACCCACCTGCAGGTGGTGGACGTGGGCTACGGCAACGCGCCCTCGGACTACGCGGGCAAGAACGTGGTGGGCAAGCTCGTCATCGCCCAGCGAGGCGGGACGGGAGACGTGTCCTTCGTCAACAAGGCCAACCAGGCCGCCGCCGCCGGGGCCGCGGGCATCCTCCTCTATAACGATGCCGCCCGCGCCATCGACTTCACCACCGCCGCACTGGGACTGCCGAGCATCACGCTCTCCTACGCCAACGGGCGCAAGGTGCTGGCCAACCCGCTCGTCGTCGTCAGCGACTTCAACCCTGGCCCGCAGATGAGCACGGACAGCTCGCGCGGGCCCACGCCGGACCTCTTCATCAAACCGGACGTCAGCGCGCCCGGCACGGCCATCGTCGCCGCGGTGCCCTTCTCCATCAGCGCCACCGGCTACGCGTCCCTGTCTGGCACCTCGATGGCGGCCCCGCATGCCGCCGGCTCGGCGGCGCTCCTGAGGCAGATGCACCCCGAGTGGACGCCGCTCGAGGTGAAGACGGCCCTGATGAACACCGCCGGCAACCTCACCACGCTGACGGGTGACAGCTACCGCACCCTCGAGCAGGGCGCGGGCTTCATGAACCTGTCCCGGGCCATGGAGCCCGCCGTCTCCATCGCGCCGGGGAGCATCCGCTTCGGCATGCTGACGCCGGAGAGTGGCTTCACCGCCACGCACACGCTCACCGTCACCCCGAGGACGGCTGGCCGCGGCTACCAGGTGAAGGCGGAGCTGCTCAAGAGCTGGCCCGGCGTGACGGTGGCGCCGAGCGTCACCCAGGTGCGCCCGGACGGGAGCGCGGTGGAGGTCGGCTTGACGGTATCGGTGGACCCGGCCGTGGCCGCCGCGGGCGAGTACGAGGGCTACCTGCGCTTCATCGATACGGAGGAGCCGGGCAACAGCTACCGGGTGCCGTTCTTCTTCGTGCACCAGCTGCCGGTGAGTGAGCTCCAGCTGGCGAACCTCTTCATCGGGACGCAGGCGAACGGCCGCGAGTCGGTGGACGTGAGCTTCAAGGTGGGCCAGCCGCTGGCGGACTGGTACCTGGGCTCGATGGCGGGCACGCGCTACACGGCGAACCAGGGGCCGGCGCAGCCCGGGAGCCGGACGTACCGGTGGAACGGCCGCACCAGCGCGGGCCAGTTGCTGGGGGAGGGCAACTGGAACATGGGCGTGTGGTACCGGCTGCCGGGCGCCACGACGTTCACCTTCGGCACCACGTACACCCGCTTCTTCGTGGACCGCACGGTGCCGCGGCTCTCCATCGACGCTCCGGCGCCCGGAGTGGTCTCCAACCCGCGGCTCACCCTCGCGGGCGCCGTGGCCGACAGCGGCATGAACAGCTGGGGCGACGTCGGCGGACGGGTGGACATCAACGGCCGGCCCGCGGACCTCTTCCTGCGCGTCCCCGCGCTGCGCTTCCCCGACCAGAACAGCGAGCTCGCCTTCACCCACGAGCTCACCCTGCGCGAGGGGATGAACACCGTCACCCTCTACGCCGAGGACCGCTCCGGCAACCGGAGCGAGGTGACGTACACCTATGAGCTGCGGCTCGACACACGGGGGCCGGTGACAGTGGCCACGGCCTCTCCGGCGCCGAACGGCTTCGGCTGGAACAACGGGAGCGTGACGGTGGGCCTCGCCGCCACGGACACGGACGGCTCGGGAGTGAGCGGACTGGAGTACGGGCTCGCGGGTGCTCCGCTCGTGAGCGTGGCGGGCGCGTCCGCCGAGGTGCGGCTCGAGTCCGAGGGTGTCCATGCCCTCGAGTTCCGCGCCGTGGACCAGGCGGGGAACGCGGAGCCGGTGAAGTCGCTGGGGGTCCGCATCGACCGCACCGCCCCGAGCCTGGGGGTCAGCGGCGAGGGGAGCTACACGGTGGAGCAGACGGTGGTCGTGCGTTGCACGGCGGCGGACGCGCTCTCCGGACTGGACCTGGACCCGTGCGGTGCCCCGGTGGTGAGCGAGGCCGCGTGGAACCTGCCGTTGGGCACGAGCACCTTCCCGCTGCTCGCGAGCGACCGGGCGGGCAACGTGACGAGCAGGCAGGTGAGCGTGACGGTGCGGGCGACATTCGACTCGCTCCGTGCGCTGACGAGCCGCTTCCTGGCGGGCGCCGCGCCGGGCCAGGCGAACAGCCTGGGGGCGAAGCTGGACGCGGCGAAGAGCGCCTCGGAGCGGGGTAACACCACCGCGGCGAACCACCAGCTCGCCGCCTACCGGCACCAGGTGGAGGCGCAGTCGGGCAAGGCCCTCACGGCCGAGCAGGCAGCGACGCTGAGCCGGTTGGCCGGAGCGCTGACGCACTAG
- a CDS encoding metal-dependent hydrolase, whose protein sequence is MASFGHVAVGMALGRIGAGAAPPGRVAASMLLMSALAMLPDADVIAFKLRIPYQAEWGHRGASHSLVLAAVTALGVAVGARVLRRPALKAGMLTLVAVGSHGLLDAMTTGGLGAALLWPFTQARYFFPMRPIPVAPIGAGMLSARGLHVVMVELLLFLPFWAYALWPRRVARPAEG, encoded by the coding sequence ATGGCGAGCTTCGGTCACGTAGCGGTGGGAATGGCACTGGGACGCATTGGCGCGGGAGCGGCGCCGCCGGGGCGCGTGGCCGCCAGCATGCTGCTGATGTCCGCGCTGGCGATGCTGCCGGACGCGGACGTCATCGCCTTCAAGCTGAGGATTCCGTACCAGGCGGAGTGGGGGCACCGAGGGGCGTCGCACTCGCTCGTCCTGGCGGCGGTGACGGCGCTGGGGGTGGCGGTGGGGGCACGAGTGCTCCGGAGGCCGGCGCTGAAGGCGGGGATGCTGACCCTCGTGGCGGTGGGCAGCCATGGCCTGCTGGACGCGATGACCACGGGAGGCCTGGGCGCGGCGCTCCTCTGGCCCTTCACCCAGGCCCGCTACTTCTTCCCGATGCGCCCCATCCCCGTGGCGCCCATTGGCGCGGGAATGCTCTCCGCGCGGGGCCTGCACGTGGTGATGGTGGAACTCCTCCTCTTCCTGCCCTTCTGGGCCTATGCGCTGTGGCCGCGCCGGGTGGCGCGTCCGGCGGAGGGATGA
- the thpR gene encoding RNA 2',3'-cyclic phosphodiesterase: MRLFVAVTLGEAIESEATAAIQRLKGLARHARWVPPANLHLTLHFLGDVAAERLPELKEALAPVGPAHEPLTLSIEGGGGFGAPSHPRVLWAGVGGDTKALGALQADVVDVLRPLGFEPEHRDYAAHLTLARSKVPRGDRELAECVRALRDAKWGETRVDRLVLFESLGGKYHPRAEFPLGKSPLPLGEG; encoded by the coding sequence ATGCGCCTCTTCGTCGCCGTCACACTCGGGGAAGCGATCGAGTCCGAGGCCACGGCCGCCATCCAGCGCCTCAAGGGACTGGCACGGCACGCGCGCTGGGTGCCTCCGGCGAACCTGCACCTCACCCTGCACTTCCTCGGGGATGTGGCGGCGGAGCGGCTGCCCGAGCTGAAGGAAGCCCTCGCGCCCGTGGGCCCGGCCCACGAGCCGCTGACGCTGAGCATCGAGGGAGGAGGCGGCTTCGGAGCGCCGTCACACCCGCGGGTGCTCTGGGCGGGAGTGGGTGGGGACACGAAGGCACTGGGAGCACTACAGGCGGACGTCGTGGACGTGCTGAGGCCGTTGGGCTTCGAGCCCGAGCACCGCGACTACGCGGCGCACCTCACGCTGGCGCGTTCGAAGGTACCGAGAGGAGACCGGGAGCTGGCCGAGTGCGTGAGGGCGCTGCGGGACGCGAAGTGGGGAGAGACGCGGGTGGACCGGCTGGTCCTCTTCGAGAGCCTGGGAGGCAAGTACCACCCGCGAGCCGAGTTCCCGCTGGGCAAGTCCCCTCTCCCTCTGGGAGAGGGCTAG
- a CDS encoding putative metal-binding motif-containing protein gives MPPRFVLVLLVGLLALTACRSNHEGAVKLTVSYSGFRPGCLRVSVKDAEGAGEERTTELAGKGEVTGGTVTVAAFREAGWSNSLTVKAEAFEKTCTTESPPVATDLRTVTVEKGRVAEETLALAASDKDGDGYVSDDAGGHDCDDAETGVNPDARELCNGRDDNCDDKQDEGFDVGTECASTDGCQGIWFCDSQGVHTCSANKPGQWHPDVDRDGEGAQGPGLTSCKKPEGYVANELDCDDTNPRRNTSATELCNDVDDDCDGKRDQGLGLGNSCTGQAGCGGQLACATDGGTMCNSPTPTVLYPDNDQDTRGQADAGVTNCGPTRAGYVNNANDCDDTRANVYVNAPEICDGLDNDCDGPQDETFNLDAGCNPGLGCAGVTACAADGGTQCAYVTPPSNHYPDDDLDQYGKEDAGVLTCTPDAGYILQAGDCNDGNPFTHADAGELCDLEDNDCNGTADEPGTCPAGGGKWVAQSMGTDLWRSVSIWGDGGVWIAGGTNALRLREPGQATFQDLAGHCTGVWYGIWADPRNGNATLGGNTAATGYHPLGAASCMAAPPATNTDVRGVFGLTRANGGLEGFAVGVDEDNTSLGRVFWTDGSTSTPNTNPDQLGPLWDIHGVSRDVLFAVGGFTSPAQPRIYRFRPTQNDWENELVQNIPGVEAGRLRGVWVVNSKLAYAVGESNSVLRWNGTKWSKHSGPSPTEDLLSVLAFGSSSVYVVTGTGRVYRFNGTSWNELFQLSGGVILRDIAGSSPENLWVVGHDGGVAHWPQ, from the coding sequence ATGCCCCCGCGTTTCGTGCTCGTGCTCCTCGTTGGCCTGCTGGCCCTCACCGCTTGTCGAAGCAACCACGAGGGGGCGGTGAAGCTGACCGTCTCCTACTCCGGATTCAGACCGGGCTGCCTTCGGGTGAGCGTGAAGGACGCGGAGGGAGCGGGAGAGGAGCGCACGACGGAGCTCGCGGGCAAGGGCGAGGTCACGGGCGGCACGGTGACGGTGGCCGCCTTTCGCGAGGCTGGATGGAGCAACAGCCTGACCGTGAAGGCCGAGGCCTTCGAGAAGACGTGCACGACGGAGTCGCCTCCAGTGGCCACCGACCTGCGGACGGTGACGGTGGAGAAGGGCCGAGTGGCCGAGGAGACGCTGGCGCTGGCGGCCAGCGACAAGGACGGAGACGGCTACGTCTCCGACGATGCGGGCGGCCACGACTGCGACGACGCGGAGACCGGCGTGAATCCTGACGCGCGGGAGCTCTGCAATGGCAGGGACGACAACTGCGACGACAAGCAGGACGAGGGCTTCGACGTAGGAACGGAGTGCGCGAGCACGGATGGGTGCCAGGGCATCTGGTTCTGCGACTCACAGGGAGTACACACCTGCTCGGCCAACAAGCCGGGCCAGTGGCATCCCGACGTGGACAGGGACGGCGAGGGTGCCCAGGGTCCGGGCCTCACGAGCTGCAAGAAGCCCGAGGGCTACGTGGCCAATGAGCTCGACTGCGACGACACCAACCCGCGGCGCAACACCAGCGCCACCGAGTTGTGCAACGACGTGGACGACGATTGTGACGGGAAGAGGGACCAGGGGCTGGGCCTGGGGAACAGCTGCACGGGGCAGGCGGGATGCGGAGGCCAGCTGGCCTGCGCCACGGATGGAGGCACGATGTGCAACAGCCCCACGCCCACCGTGCTGTACCCGGACAACGACCAGGACACGCGAGGCCAGGCGGACGCGGGCGTGACGAACTGCGGCCCCACCCGCGCCGGCTACGTCAACAACGCGAATGACTGCGACGACACCCGGGCGAACGTGTACGTCAACGCACCGGAGATCTGCGACGGGCTGGACAACGACTGCGACGGACCGCAGGACGAGACCTTCAACCTGGATGCGGGCTGCAACCCGGGCCTGGGCTGCGCGGGAGTGACGGCGTGCGCGGCGGACGGAGGCACGCAGTGCGCCTATGTCACTCCGCCGTCGAACCACTACCCGGATGACGACCTCGACCAGTACGGGAAGGAGGACGCGGGCGTGCTGACCTGCACGCCGGACGCGGGCTACATCCTCCAGGCGGGCGACTGCAACGACGGAAACCCCTTCACGCACGCGGACGCGGGAGAGCTGTGCGACCTGGAGGACAATGACTGCAACGGCACGGCGGACGAGCCCGGCACGTGCCCGGCGGGCGGCGGGAAGTGGGTGGCCCAGTCGATGGGCACGGACCTCTGGCGGTCGGTCTCCATCTGGGGGGATGGAGGCGTCTGGATCGCGGGCGGCACCAACGCCCTGCGCCTGCGCGAGCCAGGACAGGCGACGTTCCAGGACCTGGCCGGGCACTGCACGGGCGTGTGGTACGGAATCTGGGCGGACCCGCGCAACGGCAACGCCACACTGGGCGGCAACACCGCCGCCACCGGGTACCATCCGCTCGGTGCCGCGAGCTGCATGGCGGCGCCCCCCGCCACGAATACCGACGTGAGAGGCGTCTTCGGATTGACCCGCGCGAACGGAGGCCTCGAGGGCTTCGCGGTCGGGGTGGATGAGGACAACACCTCGCTAGGACGCGTGTTCTGGACGGATGGGAGCACGAGTACGCCCAACACCAACCCCGATCAGTTGGGTCCGCTCTGGGATATCCACGGTGTCTCTCGGGACGTGCTCTTCGCGGTGGGCGGGTTCACGAGCCCGGCCCAACCTCGCATCTACCGCTTCAGGCCCACCCAGAACGACTGGGAGAACGAGCTGGTTCAGAACATCCCGGGCGTGGAGGCAGGACGACTCCGGGGAGTCTGGGTCGTCAATTCCAAGCTCGCCTACGCCGTGGGTGAGAGCAACTCCGTCCTTCGCTGGAATGGGACGAAGTGGAGCAAGCACTCGGGGCCCTCCCCAACAGAGGACCTGCTCTCGGTGTTGGCGTTCGGAAGTTCCTCTGTCTACGTCGTCACGGGCACCGGCCGGGTGTACCGGTTCAACGGCACCAGTTGGAACGAGCTGTTCCAGCTCAGCGGGGGAGTGATCCTCCGAGATATCGCCGGGAGCAGCCCGGAGAACCTCTGGGTGGTGGGCCACGACGGCGGGGTGGCCCACTGGCCACAGTGA
- a CDS encoding methyltransferase domain-containing protein, with amino-acid sequence MWDPQQYAHFRDARKRPFFELLARVPASAPSLVADLGCGTGDLTLTLAERWPGSRVLGVDSSEAMVSEALRRTAPERVRFELADLARWAPSAPLDVLVSNAALHWLPDHAALLSRLVGLLAPGGVLAFQVPANFEEPSHRRIDEVRALPRFAPALASVRRGHAEPLAFYEAHLSALGFAVDAWETAYLHVLPGEDAVLQWLLGTTLRPVLSALGPSEGEAFLDTLRPLLRQDYPAAPHGTPFLFRRRFVVAMRPSAS; translated from the coding sequence ATGTGGGACCCCCAGCAGTACGCGCACTTCCGCGATGCTCGCAAGCGCCCCTTCTTCGAGCTGCTCGCCCGGGTGCCCGCTTCCGCTCCCTCCCTCGTCGCGGACCTCGGTTGTGGCACGGGTGACCTCACGCTGACTCTCGCTGAACGCTGGCCCGGTTCGCGCGTGCTCGGGGTCGACTCCTCCGAGGCCATGGTCTCCGAGGCGCTCCGCCGCACCGCTCCGGAGCGCGTCCGCTTCGAGCTCGCCGACCTCGCGCGCTGGGCCCCTTCCGCCCCGCTCGACGTGCTCGTCTCCAATGCCGCCCTCCACTGGTTGCCCGACCATGCCGCCTTGCTGTCTCGGCTGGTGGGACTGCTCGCTCCGGGCGGCGTGCTCGCCTTCCAGGTGCCCGCCAACTTCGAGGAGCCCTCGCACCGGCGCATCGACGAGGTGCGCGCGCTGCCCAGGTTCGCTCCCGCGCTCGCCTCCGTGCGCCGCGGGCATGCCGAGCCGCTCGCCTTCTACGAGGCGCACCTGTCAGCGCTCGGCTTCGCCGTGGATGCCTGGGAGACGGCGTACCTCCATGTGCTCCCGGGTGAGGACGCGGTCCTGCAGTGGCTGCTCGGCACGACGCTCCGGCCGGTGCTCTCGGCCTTGGGCCCCTCGGAGGGCGAGGCCTTCCTCGATACCCTCCGGCCCCTCCTGCGCCAGGACTACCCGGCCGCACCGCACGGCACACCCTTCCTGTTTCGTCGGCGCTTCGTCGTGGCGATGCGCCCCTCCGCCTCCTGA